A genomic stretch from Camelus dromedarius isolate mCamDro1 chromosome 10, mCamDro1.pat, whole genome shotgun sequence includes:
- the UBAP1 gene encoding ubiquitin-associated protein 1 isoform X2 has product MYDFSLEKKTIEWAEDIKKIQETQREAERKAEEAEAKVNSKSGPEGDSKMSFSKTHCTAAMPPPINPILASLQHNSILTPTRVSSSATKQKVLSPPHTKADFNPADFECEEDPFDNLELKTIDEKEELRNILVGTTRPIVAQLLDSNLPRGGSGSVLQDEEVLASLERATLDFKPLHKPNGFITLPQLGNCEKMSLSSKVSLPPIPAVSNIKSLSFPKLDSDDSSQKTAKMASTFHSTSCLRSGTFRNPLKPSTQSSASELNGYHTLGLSALNLDSGTEVPTLTPSDLISQMPSLSVLSVSTEESSPPNTGPTVTPPNFSKSQVPNTPSCPQAYSELQTLSPSERQCVETVVNMGYSYECVLRAMKKKGENIEQILDYLFAHGQLCEKGFDPLLVEEALEMHQCSEEKMMEFLQLMSKFKEMGFELKDIKEALLLHNNDQDNALEDLMARAGAS; this is encoded by the exons TATGACTTCTCCTTGGAAAAGAAAACCATTGAGTGGGctgaagatattaaaaaaatccaagaaacCCAGCGGGAAGCTGAGCGCAAGGCTGAGGAAGCAGAAGCTAAAGTGAACTCTAAGAGTGGCCCAGAGGGTGACAGCAAAATGAGCTTCTCCAAGACTCACTGTACAGCAGCAATGCCACCTCCTATTAATCCCATCCTTGCCAGCTTACAGCACAACAGCATCCTCACCCCAACTCGGGTCAGCAGCAGTGCCACGAAACAGAAAGTTCTCAGCCCGCCCCATACAAAGGCAGATTTCAATCCTGCTGATTTTGAGTGTGAAGAAGACCCATTCGATAATCTGGAGTTAAAAACTATTGATGAGAAGGAAGAGCTGAGAAACATTCTGGTAGGAACCACTAGACCCATTGTGGCTCAGTTATTGGACAGTAACTTGCCTAGAGGCGGCTCTGGGTCTGTGTTACAGGATGAGGAGGTCCTGGCATCCCTGGAGCGGGCAACCCTAGATTTCAAGCCTCTTCACAAACCCAATGGCTTTATAACCTTACCACAGTTGGGCAACTGTGAAAAGATGTcgctgtcttccaaagtgtccCTCCCCCCAATCCCTGCAGTAAGCAATATCAAATCCCTGTCCTTCCCCAAACTTGACTCTGATGACAGCAGTCAGAAGACAGCCAAGATGGCAAGCACTTTCCATAGCACATCCTGCCTCCGCAGTGGCACGTTCCGAAATCCCCTAAAGCCTTCCACCCAAAGCAGTGCCAGTGAGCTCAATGGGTATCATACTCTTGGGCTTTCTGCTTTGAACTTGGACAGTGGCACAGAAGTGCCAACCCTGACCCCTTCTGATCTGATCTCCCAGATGCCTTCCCTCTCTGTCTTGTCTGTGTCCACAGAAGAATCATCACCTCCAAATACAGGTCCCACG GTCACACCTCCTAATTTCTCAAAATCACAAGTGCCCAACACTCCCAGCTGTCCCCAGGCTTATTCTGAACTGCAGACACTGTCTCCCAGTGAGCGGCAGTGTGTGGAGACAGTGGTCAACATGGGCTACTCATATGAGTGTGTCCTGAGAGCcatgaagaagaaaggagagaatattGAGCAG attctCGACTATCTCTTTGCACATGGACAGCTCTGTGAGAAGGGCTTCGACCCTCTTTTAGTGGAAGAGGCTCTGGAAATGCACCAGTGTTCAGAGGAGAAG atGATGGAATTTCTTCAGTTAATGAGCAAATTTAAGGAAATGGGCTTTGAACTGAAAGACATTAAGGAAGCTCTGCTATTACACAACAATGACCAGGACAATGCTTTGGAAGACCTCATGGCTCGGGCAGGAGCCAGCTGA
- the UBAP1 gene encoding ubiquitin-associated protein 1 isoform X1: MASKKLGADFHGTFSYLDDVPFKIGDKFKTPAKVGLPIGFSLPDCLQVVREVQYDFSLEKKTIEWAEDIKKIQETQREAERKAEEAEAKVNSKSGPEGDSKMSFSKTHCTAAMPPPINPILASLQHNSILTPTRVSSSATKQKVLSPPHTKADFNPADFECEEDPFDNLELKTIDEKEELRNILVGTTRPIVAQLLDSNLPRGGSGSVLQDEEVLASLERATLDFKPLHKPNGFITLPQLGNCEKMSLSSKVSLPPIPAVSNIKSLSFPKLDSDDSSQKTAKMASTFHSTSCLRSGTFRNPLKPSTQSSASELNGYHTLGLSALNLDSGTEVPTLTPSDLISQMPSLSVLSVSTEESSPPNTGPTVTPPNFSKSQVPNTPSCPQAYSELQTLSPSERQCVETVVNMGYSYECVLRAMKKKGENIEQILDYLFAHGQLCEKGFDPLLVEEALEMHQCSEEKMMEFLQLMSKFKEMGFELKDIKEALLLHNNDQDNALEDLMARAGAS, translated from the exons GGACTTTCAGTTACCTTGATGATGTCCCATTTAAGATAGGAGACAAATTCAAAACACCAGCTAAAGTTGGTCTCCCTATTGGCTTCTCCTTGCCTGATTGTTTGCAGGTTGTCAGAGAAGTACAG TATGACTTCTCCTTGGAAAAGAAAACCATTGAGTGGGctgaagatattaaaaaaatccaagaaacCCAGCGGGAAGCTGAGCGCAAGGCTGAGGAAGCAGAAGCTAAAGTGAACTCTAAGAGTGGCCCAGAGGGTGACAGCAAAATGAGCTTCTCCAAGACTCACTGTACAGCAGCAATGCCACCTCCTATTAATCCCATCCTTGCCAGCTTACAGCACAACAGCATCCTCACCCCAACTCGGGTCAGCAGCAGTGCCACGAAACAGAAAGTTCTCAGCCCGCCCCATACAAAGGCAGATTTCAATCCTGCTGATTTTGAGTGTGAAGAAGACCCATTCGATAATCTGGAGTTAAAAACTATTGATGAGAAGGAAGAGCTGAGAAACATTCTGGTAGGAACCACTAGACCCATTGTGGCTCAGTTATTGGACAGTAACTTGCCTAGAGGCGGCTCTGGGTCTGTGTTACAGGATGAGGAGGTCCTGGCATCCCTGGAGCGGGCAACCCTAGATTTCAAGCCTCTTCACAAACCCAATGGCTTTATAACCTTACCACAGTTGGGCAACTGTGAAAAGATGTcgctgtcttccaaagtgtccCTCCCCCCAATCCCTGCAGTAAGCAATATCAAATCCCTGTCCTTCCCCAAACTTGACTCTGATGACAGCAGTCAGAAGACAGCCAAGATGGCAAGCACTTTCCATAGCACATCCTGCCTCCGCAGTGGCACGTTCCGAAATCCCCTAAAGCCTTCCACCCAAAGCAGTGCCAGTGAGCTCAATGGGTATCATACTCTTGGGCTTTCTGCTTTGAACTTGGACAGTGGCACAGAAGTGCCAACCCTGACCCCTTCTGATCTGATCTCCCAGATGCCTTCCCTCTCTGTCTTGTCTGTGTCCACAGAAGAATCATCACCTCCAAATACAGGTCCCACG GTCACACCTCCTAATTTCTCAAAATCACAAGTGCCCAACACTCCCAGCTGTCCCCAGGCTTATTCTGAACTGCAGACACTGTCTCCCAGTGAGCGGCAGTGTGTGGAGACAGTGGTCAACATGGGCTACTCATATGAGTGTGTCCTGAGAGCcatgaagaagaaaggagagaatattGAGCAG attctCGACTATCTCTTTGCACATGGACAGCTCTGTGAGAAGGGCTTCGACCCTCTTTTAGTGGAAGAGGCTCTGGAAATGCACCAGTGTTCAGAGGAGAAG atGATGGAATTTCTTCAGTTAATGAGCAAATTTAAGGAAATGGGCTTTGAACTGAAAGACATTAAGGAAGCTCTGCTATTACACAACAATGACCAGGACAATGCTTTGGAAGACCTCATGGCTCGGGCAGGAGCCAGCTGA